The genomic region caggtgcaagccagttttgcacaagcagaatactcgggttaaacttgacgagcctagcatatgcagatatggcctcggaacactgagaccaaaaggtcgagcgtgaatcatatagtatatatgatcaacatagtgatgttcaccattgaaaactactccatctcacgtgatgatcagacatggtttagttgatatggatcacgtgatcacttagatgattagagggatgtctatctaagtgggagttcttaagtaatatgattaattgaactttaatttatcatgaacttagtacctgatagtattttgcatgtctatgttgttgtagatagatggcccgtgttgttgttccattgaattttaatgcgttcccagagaaagctaagttgaaagatgatggtagcaattacacggactgggtccgtaacttgaggattatcctcattgatgcacagaagaattacgtcctggaatcacctctaggtgacaaacccattgtaggagcaacaccagatgttatgaacgtttggcagagcaaagctgatgcctactcgatagttcagtgtgccatgctttacggcttagaaccgggacttcaacgacgtttttaacatcatgaagcatatgagatgttccaggagttgaagttaatatttcaagcaaatgcccggattgagagatatgaagtctccaataagttctacacctgcaaaatggaggagaatagttctatcagtgaacatatactcagaatgtctgggtaccacaaccacttgactcagctgggagttaatcttcctgatgatagtgtcattgacagagttcttcaatcactgccaccaagctacaagagcttcgtgatgaactataatatgcaagggatggataagacaattcccgagctctttgcaatgctaaaggctgcggaggtagaaatcaagaaggagcatcaagtgttgatggtcaacaagaccaccagttttaagaaaaagggtaaaggaaagaagggaacttcaagaagaacggcaagcaagttgctgctcaagtgaagaagcccaagtctggacttaagttagagactgagtgcttctactgcaaagggactggtcactggaagcggaactgccccaagtatttggcggagaagaaggatggcaaagtgaaaggtatatttgatatacatgttattgatgtgtaccttactaatgctcgcagtagcgcctgggtatttgatactggttctgttgctaatatttgcaaattgaaacaggggctacggattaagcgaagattggctaaggacaaggtgatgatgcgcgtgggaaatggttccaaagtcgatgtgatcaccgtcggcacgctacctctacatctaccttcaggattagttttagacctaaataattgttatttggtgccagcattgagcatgaacattatatctggatcttgttagatgtgagacggttattcatttaaatcaaagaataatggtcgttctatttatatgagtaatatcttttatggtcatgcacccgtgatgagtggtctatttttactaaatcttgataatagtgtgatacgtctccaacgtatctataatttttgattgttccatgctatatgatatcctgttttggacattattgggctttattatacacttttatattattttgggactaacctattaaccggaggcccagcccagaattgctgtttttttgcctattttagggcttcgcagaaaaagaatatcaaacggagtccaaacggaatgaaaccttcgggaacgtgattttcggaaaaaacatgatccagaggacttggaccctacgtcaagcaatcaacgaggaaggcacgaggtaggggggcgcgcctaccccccaggcacgccctccaccctcgtggggcccatgttgctccaccaacatactccttcctcctatatatacctacgtacccccaaactaccagaacggagccaaaaccctaattccaccgccgtaacttcctgtatccacgagatcccatcttggtgccttttctggagctccgccggagggggtatcgatcacggagggcttctccatcaacaccatagcctcttcgatgaagtgtgagtagtttacttcagacctacgggtccatagttattagccagatggcttcttctctctttttggatctcaatacaaagtccccccctctcttgtggagatctattcgatgtaatcttcttttgcagtgtgtttgttgagaccgatgaattgtgggtttatgatcaagtttatctatgaacaatatttgaatcttctctgaattcttttatgtatgattggttatttttgcaagtctctttgaattatcagtttggtttggcctactagattggtcttcttgcaatgggagaagtgcttagctttgggttcaatcttgcggtgtcctttcccagtgacagtaggggcagcaaggcacatattgtattgctgccatcgaggataacaagatggggtttatatcatattgcatgagtttatccctctacatcatgtcatcttgcttaaagcgttactctattctcttgaacttaatactctagatgcatgctggatagcggttgatgtgtggagtaatagtagtagatgcaggcaggagtcggtctacttgtcttggacatgatgcctatatacatgatcatacctagatattctcataactatgctcaattatgtcaatttctcaacagtaatttgttcacccaccgtaatacttatgctctcgagagaagcctctagtgaaacctatggcccctgggtctatttttcatcatattaatcttccaatacttagttatttcctttgctatttattttacttgcatctttatttctctttatcataaaaataccaaaaatattatcttatcatatctatcagatctcactctcgtaggtgaccgtgaagggattgacaacccctttgtcgcattagttgcgaggagtttatttgtttgtgtaggtgcgaggggctcgcgcatggcctcctactggattgataccttggttctcaaaaactgagggaaatacttacgctgctctactacatcaccctttcctcttcaagggaaaaccaacgcagtgctcaagaggtagcatagtgatacacatgttcatagtattgaagccaaaagatataagtttaataatgatagtgcaacttatttgtggaacttccgtttaggtcatattggtgtaaagcgcatgaagaaattccatgcagatgggcttttggaatcacttgattatgaatcacttgatgcttgcgaaccatgcctcatgggcaagatgactaagactccgttctccggaacaatggagcgagcaacagacttgttggaaataatacatactgatgtatgcggtctgataaGTGTTAATGCtagcggcaggtatcgttatttttttaccttcacagatgatttgagtagatctGGGTAtaactacttgatgaaacataagtctgaaacatttgaaaagttcaaagaattttagagtgaagtggaaaatcgtcgtaacaagaaaattaagtttctacgatctgatcgtggaggtgagtatttgagttatgagtttggtcttcatttgaaacaatgcagaatagtttcgcaactcacgccacctagaacaccataacgtaatggtgtgtccgaacatcgtaaccgcactttattagatatggtgcgatctacgatgtctcttactgatttacctctatcgttttggggttatgctttagagacggctgcattcacgttaaatagggcaccatcaaaatccgttgagacgacaccttatgaactgtggtttggcaagaaacccaagttttcgtttcttaaagtttggggttgtgatgcttatgtgaaaaagcttcaacctgataagctcgaacccaaatcggagaaatgtgtcttcataggatacccaaaggagattgttgggtacaccttctatcacagatccgaaggcaagatattcgatGCTAAgcatggatcctttatagagaaggggtttctctcgaaagaagtgagtgggaggaaagtagaacttgatgaggtaattgtacctactcccttattggaaagtagttcaccacacaaatcagttctagtgattcctacaccagtaagtgaggaagctaatgatgatgatcatgaaacttctgaccaagttactaccgaacctcgtaggttaaccagagtaagatccgcaccagagtggtatgataatcctgttttggaagtcatgttacttgaccatgacgaacctacgaactatgaggaagcgatgatgagcccagattccgcaaaatggcttgaggccatgaaatctgagatgggatccatgtatgagaacaaagtgtggactttgattgacttgcccgatgatcgacaagccataaagaataaatggatcttcaagaagaagattaacgccgacggtaatgttactgtctataaagcttgacttgttgcaaaaggttttcgacaagttcaaggagttgactacgatgataccttctcacccatagagatgcttaagtccgtcttaatcatgttagcaattgctgcattttgtgattatgaaatttggcaaatggatgtcaaaactgcattccttaatggatatcttaaagaagagttgtatatgatgcaaccagaaggttttgtcgatccaaaaggtgctaacaaagtgtgcaagctccagcgatccatttatggactggtgcaagcctctcggagttggaatatacgctttgatagtgtgatcaaagcatatggttttatacaggcctttggagaagcctgtatttacaagaaagtgagtgggagctctgtagcatttctgatattatatgtagatgaaatattattgatcggaaatgatactgaatttatgaatagcataaaaggatacttgaataagaatttttcaatgaaagacctcggtgaagctgcttatatattgggcatcaagatctatagagatagatcaggccgcttaattggacttttacaaagctcataccttgataaagttttgaagaagttcaaaatggatcaagcaaaaaaaagggttcttgcctgtgttacaaggtgtgaagttgagtcagactcaatgcccgaccactgtagatgatagagagaaaatgaaagtcactccctatgcttcagccataggttctatcatgtatgcaatactgtgtaccagacctaatgtgtgccttgctattagtttagcagggatgtaccaaagtaatccaggagtggatcactagacaacgatTAAGAACATctcgaaatacctgaaaaggactaaggatatgtttctcgtttaaggaggtgacaaagagctcgtcgtaaatggttacatcgatgcaagatttgacactaatccggatgactctaagtcacaaacgggatacatatttttattgaatggtggagctgtcagttggtgcagttccaagcagagtgtcgtggcgggatctacgtgtgaagcggagtacatagctgcttcagaagcaacaaatgaaggagttcatatccgatctaggtgtaatacctagtgcatcaggtccaatgaaaatcttttgtgacaatattggtgcaattgccttggcaaaggaatccagatttcacaagagaaccaagcacatcaagagacgcttcaattccatccgcgatcaaatcaaggagggagacatagagatttgcaagatacatacggatctgaatgttgcagaccgttgactaagcctctctcacgagcaaaacatgatcaacaccaagactccatgggtgttagaataattacagtataatctagattattgactctagtgcaagtgggagactaaaggaaatatgccctagaggcaataataaagttgttatctatatttccttatatcatgataaatgtttattattcatgctagaattgtattaaccggaaacttagtacatgtgtgaatacatagacaaacagagtgtcactagtatgcctctacttgactaactcgttaatcaaagatggttaagtttcctagccatagacaaagagttgtcatttaatgaatgggatcacatcattagagaatgatgtgattgacttgacccatccgttagctaagcactatgatcgtttagtttgttgctattgctttcttcataacttatacatgttcctatgactatgagattatgcaactaccgaatatcggaggaaaacttagtgtgatatcaaacgtcacaatgtaactgggtgactataaagacgctctacaggtgtctctgatggtgtttgttgcgttggcatggatcgagattaggatttgtcactccgtgtatcggagaggtatctctgggccctctcggtaatgcacatcactataagccttgcaagcaatgtgactaatgagttagttacgggatgttgcattacggaatgagtaaagagacttgccgataatgagattgaactaggtattgagataacgacgatcgaatctcgggcaagtaacataccgatgacaaagggaacaacgtattttgttatacagtttgaccgacaaagatcttcatagaatatgttggaaccaatatgagcatccaggttctgctattggttattgaccggagacgagtctcggtcatgtctacatagttctcgaacccgtagggttcgcatgcttaacgttcggtgacgatcggtattatgagtttatgtgttttgatgtatcgaaggtagttcagagttccggatgtgatcacggacatgaagaggagtctcaaaatggtcgagacataaagattgatatattggacggctatgttcggacaccggtagtgattgccttttgatcttcagaaagaaccctgttcgttgaatccgattcaactaaagttggagaaactgacacccactagccacctatgtgcgaagcacgtcagtagaactagtctcgcgtaagcgtacgcgtaatgtcagtctgggccgcttcatccaacaataccgctgaatcaagaatcaactagtgacggcaagcaatatgtatatacccacgcccacaactcctttgtgttctactcatgcatataacatctacgcatagacctggctctgataccactattggggaacgcagtaatttcagaaaaattcctacgcatacgcaagatctatctaggtgatgcatagcaacgagagggcaagagtgttgtccatgtaccctcgtagaccataagccgaagcgttatgacaacgcggttgatgtagtcaaacgtcttcacgatccgaccgatcctagcaccgaaggtacgacacctccgtgatctgcacacgttcagctcggtgacatcccactaactctagatccagctgagtgtcgagggagagtttcgtcagcacgacagcttgatgacggtgatgatgaagctaccggaacagggctttgcctaagcaccgatacgatatgaccaaggtagattatggtggagggtggcaccgcacacggttaagacaacgatcaacttgtgtgtctatggggtgccccctcccccgtatataaaggagtggaggaggggggagggccgaccctctatggcgcgccctaggggagtcctactcccaccgggagtaggattccccctttccaagtagtaggagtaggagagaaggaaggggaggagagagggaaggaaaggggggcacccaattcggattgggctgggggcgcgcctcccaccttttcccttcctctcctctattccactaaggcccaataaggcccatacactccccgaggggtttcggtaacctcccggtactccgaaaaatgcctgaactcatccggaaccattctgatgtccaaacataggcttccaatacatcgatctttatgtctcgaccatttcaagactactcgtcatgtccgtgatcatatccgggactccgaactacctttggtacatcaaaacacataaactcataatattgatcgtcaccgaatgttaagcgtgcggaccctacgggttcaagaactatgtagacatgaccgagactcatctccggtcaataaccaatagtggaacctggatgctcatattggttcctacatattctacgaagatctttatcggtcaaaccgcacaacaacatacattgttccctttgtcatcggtatgttacttgcccgagattcgattgtcggtgtctcaatacctagttaaatctcgttactggcaagtctatttactcgttccataatgtatcatcccgcaactaactcattagtcacattgcttgcaacgcttatagtgatgtgcattaccgagagggcccagagatacctctccgatactcggagtgacaaatcctaatctcaatctatgccaactcaacaaacaccattggagacacctgtagagtatctttatagtcacccagttacgttgtgacgtttgatagcacactaagtgttcctccgatattcgagagttgcatgatctcatagtcataggaacatgtataagttatggagaaagcaatagcaacaaactaaacggtcatcgtgctaagctaacagatgggtcaagtcaatcacatcattctctaatgacgtgaccctgttaatcaaatgacaactcatgtctatggtcaggaaacataaccatcattgattgaacaagctaatcaagtagaggcatactagtgacactctgtttgtctatgtattcacacatgtactaagtttctggttaatacaattctagcatgaataataaacatttatcatgatataaggaaatataaataaccactttattactgcctctagggcatatttccttcaccccgaggaagttattgggcccttagtgggctgtaggggagagagagggcagtagccaggaggtgcccccctaagggagtccgaattggactaggggaggggggcgtggcccctctttccctctcctcccctcccctcctagtaggactaggaaaggaggaatactactcctactaggaggaggattcctccccccttggcgcgccctctagggccagccggcctcctcctcccctcctttatatatgggggaggagggcaccccatagacacacaagttgattgtttttagccgtgtgcagtgcccccttccatagatttccacctcggtcatatcgttgtagaggttaggcgaagccctgcgtcggtaacttcatcatcaccgtcatcacgccgtcgtgctgacaaaactctccctcgacctcagctggatctagagttcatgggacgtcaccgagctgaacgtgtgcagatcgcggaggtgtcgtaccttcggtgctaggatcggttggattgtgaagacgtacgactacatcaaccgcgttgtcataacgcttccgcttacggtctacgagggtaagtggacaacactcttcccctctcgttgctatgcatcacctagagggatcttgcgtgtgtgtaggaattgttttgaaattactgcgttccccaacgaAAAGTTGCTTCTATTTAACCAACAAAACCCGGAATGTCATCCGAGATAACATCCAACAcacagtcggggggggggggggggggatcccccACCACACTTTACAAAGTTTATCACCCTAGCTAACTTAGCAAACTTATGGGCAACAACGTTGGCCGAACGACTCATCCAAGAAACTTTAAAATCATACCTAGAATGCAAAAGCTGCTTTATCTCCTTGATCCATAGGCCGACAACAGAGTAGTCCACCCCTTTGTGATTGATCTTGTTGACAACCACCCTGCTATCGAGCTTTACATGAAGCTTCTCAACGTTCATCTGAATAGCCAGCTACACCGCGCGTCGGCAGGCCAGAACCTCCGACGACTCCGGATCCGTGATGCTCAGGAAGAAATGGCAGGCCCTGGCAAGGAGCGCTCCATTGTGATCTCTTGCAACGACGCCTCCACCTCCTTTATCTCTAGCTCTACTAGTagcaccattggcgttgaacttGACCCAGCCCTCGACTGGGGCCCCCCATCTCGGTACTTGTTTTGCCATCACCGTCTGCTCCTTCGTTTGATGCACATTCTTCCATTCCTGCATAAAACTGCACATAGTTTTTGTAATTTCATGCGGCGAGGCAATCCTCTTTCCATCCCTCGCATCATTTCTAGTCATCCATAAGGTATATACAACATGGATCATAGCTTCCTTCTCTTCCTCACTCGCGACAGCTAACCAGGTAAGCATCCATCGAGCCTGTGCTCCATGATCATCCATCGGCGTGGGAGGAGCAGTAACATCAATGTCCTTCTCCgttcgaagaaatttccaaaaaagCTGAGCATGTGGACAAGACCAAAACTTGTGCATAATAGTCTCCTCTCTCCCACACGCCACATAGAAAACCCCAGGTTTGATACCGCGCCGATGGACTTCAGACCCAATAGCAAGACCATCTAACTAACATCCACATATAAATTTTTCGCTTTACCTGGAgcattaggccttgtacaatgggaggtgcttagggaagtgcttagaaaaataaaccagacttttcttaagcaccggtgcttatttgtacaggatagacgcttaactaagcgtttctcctgtagaaataggcaccggtgctttagaaaaatccggtttatttttctaagcatctctctaagcacctttcattgtacaaggccttagtgtcccaaagagccggtcaatagaacttgagggctCGGGCCGGCTCAACGCACATTTCTTCATCGACATCCTGAGATGATATGCGGATTGAACATTGAAGGTTCCATTCTGGCCTTGTTAACATTCCCAGTCGTGCAGCGATGCATTCCTTTGCTCTTGAGTAATACATTTCCTTTACCCTGTAAAAAAAACTTTAGTATTTGTAAAAGGCAACGTGGCACGGTTAACATACTCACAAAATAAAACGTGGCACGGTTAACTGTCAGTTTATGGCGCCCTTTTACATTCGTTCCGCACGCAATCTCGATGTTCATATATGTAGTACTACGTGTGTACGTGCACGTGGATCGTGATCCATGCAACATGATCAGACGCTGCAGGCGCTAATCATCAGTGAGCCGATCGGCTACCGCCGTTCCCGCGATCAATCGAGTTCGCTAGCGGGGCATCTATACGCACAATCAAGCTAggcaccatgcatgcatgcatgcatggcgcaGCAACGCCCGCCCGTGCGTCTCCCCCGCGGCATTCCTGAAACGTACGCGCGCCTCCTCCACTTCGCCTTCCAGGCACGTCGATCCACTATATAAACACGCCGCTAGTGCGTCTGCAGAGCACGCACACGACCTTGCATTACTAGAGCTACCTTCCAGCCACAAATCGCCGGGCATCTCTCGCCGGTCGATCGATGGCGCCCGTCGTCAAGTTCGTCGTCGCCGCCCTGCTAGTGCTTGCGGCCATCGCTGGCCCTGGAGGCGTCGGCGTCGCCTCGGCCACCACCGGCGCTGCTGGCCCCGCGGCGGCGCCATCGCCGGCCCCACTCGTCGCTCGCCTCCGCCTCGCGCTCTCgggcatggcggaggagcagcagGGCGGCGGGTGGATGATGGAGTGCTGGGGCGCGGTGACGGAGCTGCGGTCGTGCACCAGCGAGATCGTGCTCTTCTTCCTCAACGGCGAGTCCTACCTGGGCCGCGACTGCTGCATCGCCATCCGCACCGTC from Triticum aestivum cultivar Chinese Spring chromosome 4A, IWGSC CS RefSeq v2.1, whole genome shotgun sequence harbors:
- the LOC123082141 gene encoding egg cell-secreted protein 1.2-like is translated as MAPVVKFVVAALLVLAAIAGPGGVGVASATTGAAGPAAAPSPAPLVARLRLALSGMAEEQQGGGWMMECWGAVTELRSCTSEIVLFFLNGESYLGRDCCIAIRTVTLHCWPSMLASIGLTAQEADILRGFCDAEIPHAPPPPAPAAVPAPAAQP